The Microcystis panniformis FACHB-1757 region AAAACCACCAATAACGGCAATCGCCATCGGTGCGCGAATTTCCCCATCTGCACCTAAAGCTAAAGCAATCGGTAACATCCCGGCAATTGTGGAAACGGAGGTCATAATAATTGGTCGTAAACGAGAGACTCCCGAATCAATCACCGCCTTAAATTGCGGTTTCCCTTCCTGAAGACCACTCAAGGCAAAATCTACTAACAGAATCGCATTTTTAGTGACTAATCCCATCAGTAAAACTATGCCAATTAAAGCGTATAAACCTAACTCTTTTTGGGTAATTAAAAGAGCGATTAAAGTACCACCAATCGATAAGGGAAGGGAAGTTAAAATCGCTAAGGGATAGAGGAAATTGTTATACAATAAGACCAGAATCCCATAGATAGAAATAATTGCTAAACTTAACGCCCCCAAAAAACGAGCGAAGATATCGCGCATAATACGAGCATCACCAAAGGGTTCTTCTGTCACCTCTGGGGGTAGGTTTTTCATGATTGGTAAAGCGCGAATTTGTGTCACCGCACTTCCCAACGAAACTCCCTCTAAATTAGCTCCAATATTAACCTGACGTTGACGGTTAAAGCGTTGAATTTCCGCAGGTCCACTACCTAAGCTAATTGTCGCCACCGAGTTAAGCGGTACTAACGTCCCATTACTGCTAGGAACGCGCAAATTTTGCAGAGTTTCTATCTCACTGCGTCCATCATTGGCAATTTTCACCCGGATGGGAATTTGTCGGTCAGCAAGGTTAAATTTAGCTAAATTAAACTCATTATCGCCAATTAAAGCTAAAGATGCAGTACGGGCGATCGCTCTGACTGAGACTCCCTGATCGGCAGCCCGCACGGTATCCGGTTGAATAATGATCTCCGGTTTAACTAAACTTACCCCGGAACTGACCTCGACAAAACCGGGTAAAGCTCGCATTTCTCGCTCTAATTTTTGGGCAGTTTGGGTTAAAATATCGCCATTTTCACTTTTTAAAATAATAGCCACATCCTTAGTGCTTCCTGCTCCCCCCTGCGCCCGAAAAGTCACTCTAGCCCCCGGTATCTTCTGGAAATCCCGACGGGTTTGTTCCTCAAATTGCCGTTGAGTTAGCGATCGCTGTTCCTTAGGAACTAAATTAACATATATTAACCCCGTGTTTACCCGTCCCGAATCTCCCGGAATAGCCAAAACATTAGCGACGGCGGGATTTTTTTGCAGTAAACTATTCACCTGATTAGCCACGGCAACAGTATCATTCAAAGTCGCACCGGGAGCCAATTCTAGGCTTATTGTACTTAATCCAGTATCCCCGGAACTAAATAACCCTTTTGGAATCAAGGGAACTAACTGTAAACTACCGATAAAAAAGGCCAAAGCCGCCAATAAAGTCAGGATTCGATGACGTAAAGCCCAAGTTAACAAACTTTTGTAGGGACGAAAACGGGGGCGCGAGGAAGGATTATTATCACCAGTTTTCAGCTTTTTCGGCTGTAGAATATAGGCACTTAACATCGGGGTGACGGTGACAGCGATCAAACTGGAGAATAGGGTAGAAACCGCCACCGTAACGCCGAAAGGTTGAAAGAATTGGCCCGGCACACCGCCCATAAAAGCAACCGGCAGGAATACTGCTATAATTGCCGCCGCACTGGCTAAAACGGCTAATCCAATCTCTTTTGAGGCATCAAAGGCCGCTTGCAGGGGTTTTTTACCCATAGCTAAATGTTGATCGATGTCCTCCACCATACACACCGCATCATCCACCAGATTACCCAAAGCTAAAGCTAAGGCCAGTAGGGTCATACCGTTAAGGGTATAATTTAGGGACTGCATCACCCAAAAAGTCGGGAAAATCGACAAAGGCAGGGCTAAACCCGTGATAATCGTGGCACGCCAATTGCCTAAAAATAGACCCACCGTGATCACCGTCATGATGCAACCGATGATCAGATCGCTCAGAAGGCTTTCGTAACTAGCACGAATTGAGTCA contains the following coding sequences:
- a CDS encoding efflux RND transporter permease subunit, with protein sequence MAFNISNWSIKNPIPTILISLVMAVMGYIAFLGLGIDRSPNIDIPAVIITVNQPGAGPEELETQVTKKVEDAVAALGNIDQITSTINEGSSTTTVNFILGTNSDRATNDVRNAIAQIRQDLPQDTNDPIVQRLEFAGGAVMNYTISSPKRSIAELSDLVDRQIGRALTGVPGVARVDRVGGVDREVRVDLDPSRLIAYAITATAVNDQIRSFNINLPGGRSEIGGSEQTVRTLGSAETIEDLRNYQISLPNGDTVPLSNLGTVSDSSSDPRQMALLDGQPVVGFSILRGTGSTLVTVETAVRQEIENLKKKLPEDIKFQLIFTRADSIRASYESLLSDLIIGCIMTVITVGLFLGNWRATIITGLALPLSIFPTFWVMQSLNYTLNGMTLLALALALGNLVDDAVCMVEDIDQHLAMGKKPLQAAFDASKEIGLAVLASAAAIIAVFLPVAFMGGVPGQFFQPFGVTVAVSTLFSSLIAVTVTPMLSAYILQPKKLKTGDNNPSSRPRFRPYKSLLTWALRHRILTLLAALAFFIGSLQLVPLIPKGLFSSGDTGLSTISLELAPGATLNDTVAVANQVNSLLQKNPAVANVLAIPGDSGRVNTGLIYVNLVPKEQRSLTQRQFEEQTRRDFQKIPGARVTFRAQGGAGSTKDVAIILKSENGDILTQTAQKLEREMRALPGFVEVSSGVSLVKPEIIIQPDTVRAADQGVSVRAIARTASLALIGDNEFNLAKFNLADRQIPIRVKIANDGRSEIETLQNLRVPSSNGTLVPLNSVATISLGSGPAEIQRFNRQRQVNIGANLEGVSLGSAVTQIRALPIMKNLPPEVTEEPFGDARIMRDIFARFLGALSLAIISIYGILVLLYNNFLYPLAILTSLPLSIGGTLIALLITQKELGLYALIGIVLLMGLVTKNAILLVDFALSGLQEGKPQFKAVIDSGVSRLRPIIMTSVSTIAGMLPIALALGADGEIRAPMAIAVIGGFTTSTLLTLVVVPVIFTYIDSFYYWFRGLFVKQKPKSI